In Chitinophaga nivalis, a single genomic region encodes these proteins:
- a CDS encoding D-alanine--D-alanine ligase, with amino-acid sequence MKKNIALVAGGYSGEYVISVQSAVTIEKNLDSSKYAVYKIIITRDSWSYTAADGQVYEIDKNDFSLLIAGTKVQFDAVFIGIHGTPGEDGRLQGYFEMLGIPFTSCGMVTSAITFNKSYCNKIVAALDVVNVSKSAHIFRDQAFDTAGILQQLRLPVFVKPAEGGSSIGMSKVKTAEELPAAIEKAFQEDNQVLIEEFIKGRELTIGLYRTNNTLTVLPITEVVSSKEFFDYEAKYVPGVSNEITPAPVADEVTRLVQETATALYNKLNCKGIVRIDFIYEEATGKLFFLEANTMPGQSENSLVPQQVRAAGNTLEAFYGALLEECLRK; translated from the coding sequence ATGAAGAAGAACATAGCTTTGGTAGCCGGAGGGTATTCCGGTGAATATGTAATATCTGTACAGAGCGCCGTTACCATAGAAAAAAACCTGGATAGCAGCAAATATGCAGTTTACAAGATCATTATCACCAGGGATAGCTGGAGCTATACTGCAGCAGATGGTCAGGTATATGAAATAGATAAAAATGATTTTTCTTTATTGATAGCGGGTACCAAGGTGCAATTTGATGCGGTATTCATTGGTATCCACGGCACGCCGGGAGAGGATGGCCGTTTACAAGGGTATTTTGAAATGCTGGGTATTCCGTTTACCAGCTGCGGTATGGTTACTTCTGCCATTACTTTCAACAAAAGCTATTGTAATAAAATAGTAGCCGCACTGGATGTGGTAAATGTTTCCAAATCTGCACACATCTTCCGGGATCAGGCTTTTGATACTGCCGGCATTTTACAGCAACTGCGTTTACCCGTTTTTGTTAAACCGGCAGAAGGGGGCAGCAGCATCGGTATGTCCAAGGTGAAAACCGCGGAGGAATTACCTGCAGCTATTGAAAAAGCTTTTCAGGAAGATAACCAGGTACTAATAGAAGAATTTATCAAAGGCCGTGAATTAACGATCGGACTTTATCGTACCAATAACACCCTGACGGTATTGCCTATTACCGAAGTGGTAAGCAGCAAGGAGTTTTTTGACTACGAAGCGAAATATGTACCCGGTGTTTCCAACGAAATTACCCCGGCCCCCGTTGCTGACGAGGTGACCCGGCTGGTACAGGAAACTGCCACCGCATTGTATAATAAACTAAATTGTAAGGGAATTGTGCGGATCGACTTTATTTATGAAGAAGCCACCGGTAAGTTGTTCTTCCTGGAAGCCAACACCATGCCGGGGCAATCTGAAAACAGCCTGGTACCGCAGCAGGTAAGAGCCGCAGGCAATACCCTGGAGGCATTTTACGGTGCATTGCTGGAAGAATGTTTACGCAAGTAA
- a CDS encoding PASTA domain-containing protein, with amino-acid sequence MFDFITKRSFGFNLLVVIALFFALALLFFSMLGVITKHGQQLTVPDVRGKNVKEAIATLERLGFEADVRDSIYVDSLPPLAVYAQTPDKGAQVKVNRTIYLTVNKMVAPMVKMPDLEGLTFRSAEMMLKSMRLNVGDTIYKPDFATNTVLQQLLNGRKIKPGTPVAEGSNITLILSSGTGSIENPVPNFVGLTYAEAREMLNASNLNPGTVIIDPNVKDTANAFIIKQVPTRKNEIGDFNMVRAGESVDFWLSATKPVTDSIAPPPAAEE; translated from the coding sequence GTGTTTGACTTTATTACCAAGCGCTCATTTGGATTTAACCTGTTAGTAGTTATTGCCCTCTTTTTTGCACTGGCACTGCTTTTCTTCTCTATGTTGGGTGTTATTACCAAACATGGACAACAATTGACGGTACCGGATGTAAGGGGCAAAAATGTGAAAGAAGCTATTGCCACCCTGGAGCGGCTGGGTTTTGAAGCAGATGTGAGAGACTCTATTTATGTGGATTCCCTGCCCCCGCTGGCAGTATACGCACAAACGCCGGATAAGGGCGCACAGGTGAAGGTAAACAGAACCATCTACCTGACCGTTAACAAAATGGTGGCGCCGATGGTCAAAATGCCGGACCTCGAAGGCCTCACTTTCCGCAGCGCCGAAATGATGCTGAAAAGCATGCGGCTGAATGTAGGAGATACTATTTATAAACCGGACTTTGCCACCAATACCGTTTTACAGCAACTGTTGAACGGCCGGAAAATAAAACCCGGTACCCCGGTAGCGGAAGGCAGCAACATTACCCTCATCCTGAGTAGTGGTACCGGCAGCATTGAGAACCCCGTACCTAATTTCGTGGGACTTACCTATGCAGAAGCCAGAGAGATGCTGAATGCCAGCAACCTGAATCCGGGTACGGTGATCATCGATCCGAATGTAAAAGACACTGCCAATGCCTTTATCATCAAGCAGGTGCCTACCCGTAAAAACGAGATCGGCGACTTCAATATGGTAAGAGCGGGTGAGAGTGTGGATTTCTGGTTATCCGCCACCAAACCGGTAACAGACAGCATTGCTCCGCCTCCGGCTGCGGAAGAATAG
- a CDS encoding rhodanese-like domain-containing protein, protein MQNITAEELKQRIDNGEALHIVDVREPHEHADFNIGGVLVPLGQIQLMQVDELEALKEKELIVYCRSGNRSGQACMILDTLGFTNTKNLVGGMLNWQNLYSK, encoded by the coding sequence ATGCAGAACATAACAGCAGAAGAGCTGAAACAGCGCATTGATAATGGGGAAGCACTTCACATTGTAGATGTAAGGGAACCACATGAACATGCAGACTTCAACATCGGTGGCGTACTTGTACCATTGGGCCAGATACAATTAATGCAGGTAGATGAACTGGAAGCGTTGAAGGAAAAAGAACTGATTGTATACTGCCGTAGCGGTAACCGCAGCGGACAGGCTTGTATGATCCTGGATACTTTAGGCTTTACCAATACAAAGAACCTGGTAGGAGGTATGCTGAACTGGCAGAACCTCTACAGCAAATAA
- a CDS encoding RidA family protein — translation MKRTNYSSGAVWENKVGYSRAVRVGNVIEVSGTVATDNDKVVAPGDAYEQTRFVLAKIEVALINAGATLHDVVRTRMFVTDISRWEEYGRAHGEFFQAIRPATSMVEVSKLIDPQYLVEIEVTAICRDGETGK, via the coding sequence ATGAAACGTACGAATTACTCCTCCGGCGCTGTCTGGGAAAATAAAGTCGGCTATTCACGGGCAGTAAGAGTGGGCAATGTGATTGAAGTATCCGGTACAGTAGCTACCGATAACGATAAAGTAGTGGCGCCTGGCGATGCGTATGAACAAACCCGGTTTGTACTGGCTAAAATTGAGGTAGCCCTTATCAATGCCGGCGCAACTTTACATGATGTGGTACGTACCCGTATGTTTGTAACAGATATATCCCGATGGGAAGAGTATGGACGGGCACACGGAGAATTTTTTCAGGCCATCCGGCCGGCCACTTCCATGGTGGAAGTGAGTAAGCTGATAGATCCGCAATATCTGGTAGAAATAGAAGTAACGGCGATTTGCCGGGATGGAGAAACGGGCAAATAA
- a CDS encoding zinc-dependent metalloprotease → MKLPIKSLVCLVVVTGSCIFQSCKKDATSSAAQPDAISETVLAKIQSQGYSTHDVKKTTDGYLVEGDIFLSAAALDKVALNTPILRVPKGEQYRTTNVIGGLPRVITISVTGLPAAYGTATDIAIQRYNALGLQLTLQRVSSNGEVDIQYASLGSGILGQSAGFPSSAGNPPSPIKLNSDANALGSNPSQNYLATVIAHEIGHTIGFRHTDYFNRNYSCGWSWFPNEGDAGVGAINIPGTPTKEDPNSWMLACIGNGVDRPFNANDITALNYLY, encoded by the coding sequence ATGAAGCTCCCTATTAAATCACTGGTGTGCCTGGTCGTAGTTACCGGCAGTTGTATTTTCCAATCCTGTAAAAAAGATGCTACATCATCAGCAGCCCAACCAGATGCCATATCTGAAACCGTACTAGCCAAAATTCAGTCACAGGGGTATAGTACACACGATGTGAAGAAAACCACAGATGGTTATCTGGTAGAAGGAGATATTTTCCTTTCTGCCGCAGCATTGGACAAAGTTGCGCTGAACACGCCTATCCTGCGTGTTCCCAAAGGTGAACAATACCGGACAACCAACGTCATTGGTGGTTTGCCACGTGTGATTACAATATCTGTAACCGGTTTACCAGCTGCGTATGGTACTGCTACCGATATTGCTATCCAACGTTATAATGCACTGGGGCTGCAACTTACCCTCCAACGGGTATCCAGCAACGGAGAAGTGGATATCCAGTATGCCAGCCTGGGTTCCGGTATCCTCGGACAATCTGCCGGATTCCCTTCCAGCGCCGGGAATCCTCCCAGCCCTATCAAGCTGAATTCTGATGCCAATGCATTAGGCAGTAACCCCAGCCAAAATTATCTGGCTACTGTAATTGCACATGAAATTGGCCACACTATTGGATTCCGTCATACCGACTACTTTAACCGTAACTATAGCTGTGGTTGGTCCTGGTTTCCAAATGAAGGAGATGCGGGTGTAGGCGCGATCAACATTCCCGGTACGCCTACCAAAGAAGATCCTAATAGCTGGATGCTGGCTTGTATAGGCAATGGCGTAGACCGGCCGTTTAATGCAAACGACATCACCGCCCTGAATTATTTATATTAA
- a CDS encoding M57 family metalloprotease: MKSCLKTVLYLFLLASGLVLPACKKESQPAADTDVAIPELTLLKIKAQGYSTYDVKKTSGGYIVEGDIFLSDAELAKTAASPSPILRVAKSEQYRTNNLITGLPRTFTVSVTNLPAIYADATNAALGRFNDLALQINFRLVASGGDINIEYANLGAGVLGRSAGFPTSSGNPPSPILLNSNADALGSNPNRDYLMTVIAHEIGHTIGFRHTDYFNRNYSCGWSPSPNEGDAGVGAIYIPGTAASEDPNSWMLACIGTGVNRPFNSNDVAALKYLYGSPNIAPIANGTYKVINVKSGKALDVAGSATTDGPRIIQQTSSGSASQRWVFTYLGGSYYKMINVNSGKSTDVAGAYLHDGADLIQYTYGYALNQQWKIVANGDGTFTILSRNSNKAVEVYGGSVDDGGIIVQWTPNGGTHQRWYIQPA; the protein is encoded by the coding sequence ATGAAATCCTGTTTAAAAACAGTGCTTTACCTGTTCCTGTTGGCAAGTGGCCTGGTGTTGCCTGCCTGTAAAAAAGAATCACAGCCAGCTGCTGACACAGACGTGGCTATTCCGGAGCTTACCCTGTTAAAAATCAAAGCCCAGGGATACAGTACCTATGATGTAAAGAAAACGTCCGGCGGCTACATCGTGGAAGGAGATATTTTTCTATCAGATGCGGAATTGGCCAAAACAGCTGCCTCGCCTTCTCCCATTTTACGGGTTGCTAAAAGTGAGCAATACCGTACCAATAACCTGATTACAGGTTTACCCCGGACATTTACCGTATCTGTGACTAATCTCCCCGCTATTTATGCGGATGCTACCAATGCGGCATTGGGGCGTTTTAATGACCTCGCGCTACAAATCAACTTCCGGTTGGTAGCGAGTGGGGGAGATATTAATATTGAGTATGCCAATCTGGGTGCCGGTGTATTGGGGCGTTCCGCCGGTTTCCCTACCAGCAGCGGCAATCCACCCAGCCCTATTTTATTGAATTCGAATGCCGATGCACTGGGCAGTAATCCCAACCGGGATTACCTGATGACGGTCATCGCCCATGAAATTGGCCACACGATTGGTTTCCGGCATACGGATTATTTTAACCGCAATTACAGTTGCGGTTGGTCACCCAGCCCCAATGAAGGAGATGCAGGAGTGGGTGCTATTTATATTCCCGGTACTGCTGCTTCAGAAGACCCCAACAGCTGGATGCTGGCCTGTATTGGCACGGGTGTTAACCGTCCCTTTAACAGCAATGACGTGGCTGCATTGAAGTATCTGTATGGTAGCCCCAATATTGCACCTATTGCGAACGGTACTTATAAAGTAATTAATGTCAAAAGCGGGAAAGCGCTGGATGTAGCGGGTTCGGCTACTACAGACGGTCCCCGTATCATTCAGCAAACCAGTTCGGGCAGTGCCAGTCAGCGATGGGTATTTACTTACCTGGGAGGGAGTTACTATAAGATGATCAATGTGAATAGTGGAAAGTCTACGGATGTAGCCGGCGCTTATCTGCATGATGGGGCTGATCTTATTCAGTATACCTATGGATATGCGCTGAATCAGCAATGGAAAATAGTGGCAAACGGAGACGGAACTTTCACGATACTAAGCCGTAATTCAAATAAAGCGGTAGAGGTGTACGGCGGATCTGTGGATGACGGCGGAATAATTGTACAGTGGACACCTAATGGTGGCACCCATCAACGTTGGTATATACAACCTGCCTGA
- a CDS encoding M57 family metalloprotease, with amino-acid sequence MKCKFILCLAVVAGSLIFQSCKKESQPVLPEDSSIPVNTLLKIKELGYSTYDVKKTPGGYIAEGDIFLSDETLANTSITPSPLLRIAKSEQYRTTNLITGLPRVITISVTNLPGTYTTATDIAIARYNALGLQLTFQRVASGGQVNIEYASLGAGVLGRSAGFPTSGGNPPSPIQLNSDANALGSNPNVDYLATVIAHEIGHTIGFRHTDYFNRNYSCGWSPSPNEGQAGVGAINIPGTPTAEDPNSWMLACIGSGVNRPFNNNDVVALNFLYGGGGTNPVANGNYKVISVNSGKALDIYGASQDDGGDAVQWTYHDGANQQWTFTYLGNGYYKITNINSGKALDVYGASVDDGANVVQWTSHGGPNQEWKVVANGDGSFTLLSRHSNKALDVYGASQDDGGNVVQWTAHGGNNQRWYIQPI; translated from the coding sequence ATGAAATGTAAATTTATTTTATGCCTGGCTGTTGTGGCAGGCAGTCTTATCTTTCAATCCTGTAAAAAGGAATCCCAGCCAGTGTTACCGGAAGATAGTAGTATCCCGGTGAACACCTTGTTAAAGATTAAAGAACTGGGATATAGTACTTATGACGTGAAAAAAACACCTGGCGGATATATTGCCGAAGGGGATATATTTTTGTCAGACGAAACATTGGCTAATACAAGTATTACCCCATCTCCGCTTTTACGTATTGCCAAAAGTGAACAATACCGGACTACGAATCTGATCACAGGTTTGCCCAGGGTGATCACGATTTCCGTGACCAACCTGCCGGGTACCTATACAACCGCTACTGATATTGCTATTGCACGCTACAACGCATTGGGCCTCCAGCTCACTTTTCAACGGGTGGCCAGCGGCGGACAGGTAAATATTGAATACGCCAGCCTGGGTGCGGGTGTATTAGGACGTTCTGCCGGCTTTCCTACCAGCGGTGGTAATCCACCCAGTCCTATTCAGCTGAATTCAGATGCGAATGCCCTGGGTAGTAATCCGAATGTGGATTATCTGGCTACGGTTATTGCTCACGAAATCGGCCATACTATAGGTTTCCGTCATACCGATTATTTTAACCGCAATTACAGCTGCGGCTGGTCACCCAGTCCGAACGAAGGCCAGGCTGGTGTTGGTGCGATCAACATTCCCGGCACGCCTACCGCCGAAGATCCCAACAGCTGGATGCTGGCTTGTATAGGCTCCGGCGTCAACCGGCCTTTCAACAACAATGATGTGGTGGCCCTGAACTTCCTGTATGGTGGCGGTGGTACCAATCCTGTTGCGAATGGCAACTATAAAGTGATCAGTGTTAACAGCGGTAAAGCACTGGATATTTATGGCGCTTCTCAGGATGATGGCGGCGATGCGGTACAGTGGACTTACCATGACGGGGCGAATCAGCAATGGACATTTACGTACCTGGGAAATGGTTATTATAAGATCACCAATATCAATAGCGGTAAGGCATTGGATGTGTATGGCGCTTCTGTGGATGATGGTGCGAATGTGGTACAATGGACTTCCCATGGCGGCCCTAACCAGGAATGGAAAGTGGTAGCTAACGGGGATGGTTCATTTACCCTGTTGAGTCGTCATAGCAATAAAGCGCTGGATGTATATGGCGCTTCGCAGGATGATGGTGGTAATGTAGTGCAGTGGACTGCTCATGGAGGTAATAACCAGCGTTGGTATATTCAGCCTATCTGA
- a CDS encoding M57 family metalloprotease: MKYTHTIIACLVMIAGSLVFQSCKKESRPAVPGDMGIPERTLLKIKELGYSTFDVKKTPGGYIAEGDIFLSDEALVKTSITPSPLLRIAKSEQYRTNNLITGLPRVITISVTNLPAIYATATDIAISRYNALGLQLTFQRVAGGGQVNIEYASLGSGVLGRSAGFPNSSGNPPSPIQLNADANGLGSSPDVNYLATVIAHEIGHTIGFRHTDYFNRTYSCGWSPYPNEGDAGVGAINIPGTPAAEDPNSWMLACIGSGSNRPFNNNDIIALNYLYNGGGTNPVPDGTYKIISVHSGKALDVYNASVADGGIVVQWTYAGVRNQQWVFTYLGNGFYKIASVHSGKVLDVYGAATDNGGEVVQWAFAGVGNQQWKVEANGDGSFRLLSRHSNKALDVYGASQDNGGKVVQWTYAGVANQRWYIQPI, translated from the coding sequence ATGAAATATACACATACAATCATCGCATGTCTGGTGATGATAGCCGGTAGCTTGGTTTTTCAATCCTGTAAAAAGGAGTCACGGCCGGCAGTACCGGGTGACATGGGTATTCCGGAGCGCACTTTGTTAAAGATCAAAGAACTGGGTTATAGTACTTTTGATGTGAAAAAAACACCCGGTGGATATATTGCGGAAGGAGATATTTTTTTGTCGGATGAAGCATTGGTTAAAACCAGTATTACCCCATCTCCGCTTTTACGTATAGCCAAAAGTGAACAATACCGGACGAACAATCTGATCACCGGTTTACCCCGGGTGATTACTATTTCGGTAACGAATCTACCGGCTATTTATGCAACAGCTACCGATATAGCTATCTCACGTTACAACGCATTGGGACTGCAGCTTACCTTTCAACGGGTGGCCGGTGGTGGTCAGGTAAATATTGAGTACGCCAGTCTGGGATCTGGTGTGTTAGGTCGCTCTGCCGGATTTCCCAACAGCAGCGGTAATCCGCCCAGCCCTATTCAGCTGAATGCCGATGCCAATGGATTGGGCAGTAGTCCGGATGTAAACTATCTGGCAACCGTGATAGCCCATGAAATAGGGCATACGATTGGTTTCCGTCATACGGATTATTTTAATCGCACGTATAGCTGCGGCTGGTCGCCCTATCCCAATGAAGGCGATGCCGGCGTAGGGGCAATCAATATTCCGGGTACGCCTGCCGCAGAAGATCCCAACAGTTGGATGCTGGCCTGTATAGGGTCTGGTAGCAACCGGCCTTTTAACAACAATGATATCATTGCCCTGAATTATCTGTACAATGGCGGTGGTACCAACCCTGTTCCCGACGGGACCTATAAGATAATCAGTGTTCATAGCGGCAAGGCATTGGATGTATATAACGCTTCTGTAGCTGATGGAGGTATTGTTGTACAGTGGACGTATGCCGGCGTGAGAAACCAGCAATGGGTGTTTACGTACCTGGGAAATGGTTTCTATAAAATTGCCAGTGTGCACAGTGGTAAAGTATTGGATGTGTACGGCGCTGCTACGGATAATGGCGGAGAGGTGGTACAGTGGGCCTTCGCGGGTGTTGGTAACCAGCAATGGAAAGTGGAAGCCAACGGGGATGGTTCATTCAGGTTGCTGAGTCGTCACAGCAATAAAGCGTTGGACGTATATGGCGCTTCGCAGGATAATGGTGGTAAAGTAGTGCAGTGGACGTATGCCGGAGTGGCCAATCAGCGTTGGTATATTCAACCCATCTGA
- a CDS encoding type 1 glutamine amidotransferase, translating to MHPIKNSWKVAVLDMYEGVPNEGMRCIREILLQYATMHALDLQFDEFEVRQQQQVPDTSYDIYISTGGPGSPVDSEGSDWEKAYFSLVEALLEWNHTQAQKKPMFFICHSYQIMCRYYKLGNVCKRKSPAFGVFPVHKTEAGLQEKVFGALPDPFYIVDSRNWQVIELNYDNLAAMGARVLALEKERPHVPLERATMAIRFNDHFIGTQFHPEADAAGMHMYLLQEEKKKQVTDHHGEEKYNSMIQQLTDPDKIMLTHDRFITAFLDYAIYGCLSDRLAAIERLEQVASHTDNEHSFF from the coding sequence ATGCATCCAATTAAAAACAGCTGGAAGGTAGCGGTGCTGGATATGTATGAAGGTGTGCCGAATGAAGGTATGCGCTGTATCCGGGAGATATTGCTGCAATATGCCACCATGCACGCACTCGACCTGCAATTTGATGAATTTGAAGTACGGCAGCAACAACAGGTGCCCGACACTTCCTACGATATCTATATCTCTACCGGCGGCCCTGGCAGCCCGGTAGACAGCGAAGGAAGTGATTGGGAAAAAGCCTATTTCTCCCTCGTGGAAGCACTGCTCGAATGGAATCATACCCAGGCACAAAAGAAACCCATGTTCTTTATCTGCCATTCCTACCAGATTATGTGCCGTTATTATAAACTGGGGAATGTGTGCAAACGTAAATCCCCCGCATTCGGGGTTTTCCCGGTACATAAAACAGAAGCTGGCCTGCAGGAAAAAGTATTCGGTGCACTCCCCGATCCTTTTTACATTGTAGACAGCCGTAACTGGCAGGTGATAGAACTGAACTACGACAACCTGGCCGCCATGGGCGCTCGCGTATTGGCGCTGGAAAAAGAAAGGCCACACGTGCCGCTGGAACGTGCTACCATGGCCATTCGCTTCAACGACCACTTCATAGGTACCCAATTTCATCCCGAAGCCGATGCTGCCGGTATGCACATGTATCTGCTGCAGGAAGAAAAGAAAAAACAGGTCACCGATCATCACGGAGAGGAAAAGTACAACAGTATGATTCAACAACTCACCGATCCCGATAAGATCATGCTCACCCATGACCGCTTCATTACCGCTTTCCTGGATTATGCCATCTATGGCTGCCTCTCCGACAGACTGGCGGCTATTGAACGACTGGAACAGGTAGCATCGCATACCGACAACGAGCACTCGTTCTTTTAA
- a CDS encoding carboxylate-amine ligase produces the protein MFKAFTLGIEEEYMVMDPSTRELRSHEQKIVEQAHKVITDQVKAEFHQAVVEVGTKVCADITEARADVALLRRTIAQIAGDLGFSIGASGTHPFSKWEKQLITDHPRYFEIVNEMQDAARSNLIFGLHVHVGMENREMALHIANSVRYFLPHIFALSTNSPFWEGRNTGFKSFRTKVFDKFPRTGIPDYFASIEEYDNYIKLLVKTNCIDNAKKVWWDLRVHPFFNTVEFRVCDVPLTVDDTIMLAGLFQAVCAKIYKLRMQNLNFIIYNRALINENKWRASRYGIDGNLIDFGKEIEVNTRALIYELLDFIDDVVDELGSREVINATVRLLETGTGADKQLRVLEDTNDFVAVTDFIQQQFLYNC, from the coding sequence ATGTTTAAGGCGTTTACGCTGGGCATAGAAGAAGAATACATGGTAATGGACCCCTCCACCCGGGAGCTGCGGTCACATGAGCAAAAAATAGTAGAACAGGCACATAAGGTGATCACCGACCAGGTGAAAGCCGAATTTCACCAGGCAGTAGTGGAAGTGGGCACAAAAGTATGTGCCGATATAACAGAAGCCAGAGCAGATGTAGCACTGTTGCGCCGTACCATTGCCCAGATCGCCGGCGACCTGGGATTCAGTATAGGCGCCTCCGGTACCCATCCTTTCAGCAAATGGGAAAAACAACTTATTACGGATCATCCCCGCTATTTCGAAATCGTCAATGAAATGCAGGATGCTGCCCGCTCCAACCTGATCTTTGGCTTACACGTGCACGTAGGCATGGAAAACCGGGAAATGGCCCTGCATATCGCCAATTCAGTCAGGTATTTCCTGCCGCATATCTTTGCCCTCAGTACCAACTCCCCTTTCTGGGAAGGTAGGAACACAGGGTTCAAATCCTTCCGTACCAAGGTTTTTGATAAATTTCCCCGTACCGGTATCCCCGATTATTTTGCCAGCATAGAAGAATATGATAATTACATCAAACTGCTGGTAAAAACCAATTGTATCGACAATGCCAAAAAAGTATGGTGGGATCTGCGCGTACATCCTTTCTTTAATACGGTAGAATTCCGTGTCTGTGATGTACCCCTGACAGTAGATGATACGATCATGCTGGCCGGCCTCTTCCAGGCTGTTTGCGCCAAGATCTATAAACTGCGGATGCAGAACCTGAACTTCATCATCTATAACCGCGCCCTCATCAACGAAAATAAATGGCGGGCTTCCCGCTATGGTATTGATGGAAATCTTATTGATTTTGGTAAAGAGATCGAAGTAAACACACGGGCACTCATATACGAATTACTGGATTTCATCGACGATGTGGTAGACGAACTGGGTAGCCGGGAAGTCATCAACGCCACCGTTCGGCTGCTGGAAACCGGTACAGGCGCGGACAAACAACTCCGTGTGCTCGAAGATACCAACGATTTTGTGGCCGTAACAGACTTCATCCAGCAACAGTTTTTATACAACTGTTAA
- a CDS encoding ATP-grasp domain-containing protein: MKKIGILYGQENTFPQAFIDRVNQINPPGIFAEPVTIDKVMQGTDSGYAVIVDRISQDVPFYRAFLKNAAAAGAAVLNNPFWWSADDKFFNNALAAKIGVQVPRTVLLPSYALPDDTTNDSFRNLIYPFDWNTIFEYVGFPAYMKPYAGGGWKNVYQVADKEDFFQKHATTGQLVMMLQEEIEFTRYYRCYCIGGKEVRIMPYNPKNAPHLRYQAHYNDTPALLELITQQVIALNQHLGYDFNTVEMAVRGETPYAIDFCNPAPDADIHSIGADHFEWVVETSARYAIQRAIAQKPGKDNLTWGRFMKYQPARSSKAADAGSHKKKKAAPAKEKTETTRSKKAAVKKTTVKKQQKEK; this comes from the coding sequence ATGAAAAAAATAGGCATTCTTTACGGACAGGAGAACACTTTTCCCCAGGCATTTATAGACCGGGTGAATCAGATTAATCCGCCTGGTATTTTTGCCGAACCGGTTACCATCGACAAAGTGATGCAGGGTACAGATAGTGGTTATGCTGTTATTGTAGACCGTATTTCCCAGGACGTACCCTTTTACCGGGCCTTCCTGAAAAATGCCGCAGCAGCCGGCGCAGCCGTCCTTAATAACCCTTTCTGGTGGAGTGCCGATGATAAATTTTTCAACAATGCCCTGGCAGCAAAAATCGGCGTACAGGTGCCCCGTACCGTACTGCTCCCCTCCTACGCACTGCCAGACGATACCACCAACGACTCTTTCCGGAACCTCATCTATCCGTTCGACTGGAATACCATCTTTGAATACGTGGGCTTTCCGGCATATATGAAGCCCTATGCCGGTGGCGGCTGGAAAAATGTATACCAGGTAGCGGATAAGGAAGACTTTTTCCAGAAACATGCCACCACCGGACAACTGGTGATGATGTTGCAGGAAGAAATAGAATTTACCCGGTATTACCGGTGTTATTGCATTGGCGGCAAGGAAGTACGCATTATGCCGTACAACCCCAAAAATGCCCCCCATTTGCGTTACCAGGCCCATTACAACGATACTCCCGCCCTGCTGGAGCTGATCACCCAACAGGTGATCGCCCTGAACCAGCACCTGGGCTACGACTTTAATACTGTGGAAATGGCGGTACGGGGAGAAACACCCTATGCCATTGATTTCTGCAACCCCGCACCGGATGCAGACATTCACTCCATCGGCGCAGATCATTTTGAATGGGTAGTGGAAACCAGCGCCCGATACGCCATTCAACGGGCTATCGCACAAAAACCAGGAAAAGATAATCTTACCTGGGGCAGGTTTATGAAATACCAGCCGGCCCGCTCCTCCAAAGCCGCTGATGCCGGTAGTCATAAAAAGAAGAAAGCCGCGCCAGCAAAAGAAAAAACAGAGACCACCCGGTCAAAAAAAGCAGCCGTGAAAAAAACCACCGTGAAAAAACAACAAAAAGAAAAATGA